From a region of the Spelaeicoccus albus genome:
- a CDS encoding ubiquitin-like protein Pup, whose product MAGQEQINPKRRENEPEEPPEAPPAPSAQADTEGVDDLLDEIDDVLESNAETFVRSFVQKGGE is encoded by the coding sequence ATGGCTGGCCAAGAGCAAATCAATCCGAAACGCCGCGAGAACGAGCCGGAAGAGCCCCCGGAGGCTCCGCCCGCACCATCGGCCCAGGCCGATACGGAAGGCGTGGACGACCTGCTGGACGAGATCGATGACGTGCTGGAATCCAATGCGGAGACCTTCGTGCGCAGCTTCGTGCAAAAGGGCGGTGAGTAA
- the prcA gene encoding proteasome subunit alpha — MSMPFYVSPEQLMKDRADYARKGIARGRSVVVLSYLDGLAFIAENPSNALHKVAEIYDRIGFAAVGKYNEFEILRQAGVRYADLRGYSYDRSDVSARGLANAYAQTLGAVFTTEQKPYEVEIVVGELGSNTGNDQIYRLTYDGSVVDERHFVAMGGQSEQINAALKERWRPEADLSEAIRTGVAALGKGAADAVPEADALEVAVMERGARRRTFRRIGAAEVARIVAAEPDSGAQNA; from the coding sequence ATGTCCATGCCGTTCTACGTCTCGCCGGAACAGCTCATGAAGGATCGCGCCGACTATGCGCGCAAGGGCATTGCCCGTGGTCGGTCGGTAGTCGTCTTGAGCTATCTGGACGGTTTGGCGTTCATTGCCGAGAATCCGTCGAACGCCCTCCACAAGGTGGCCGAGATCTACGACCGGATCGGCTTTGCCGCCGTCGGCAAATACAACGAGTTCGAAATCCTCCGGCAAGCAGGCGTGCGTTACGCCGATCTGCGCGGGTATTCCTACGACCGGTCGGACGTCAGCGCACGCGGCCTGGCGAACGCATACGCGCAGACCCTCGGTGCCGTATTCACCACCGAGCAGAAGCCCTACGAGGTGGAGATCGTCGTGGGTGAACTCGGGTCCAACACCGGAAACGACCAGATCTACCGGCTGACGTACGACGGCTCGGTCGTCGATGAACGGCACTTCGTGGCCATGGGCGGCCAGTCCGAACAGATCAATGCCGCCTTGAAGGAGCGGTGGCGGCCGGAAGCCGACCTGTCCGAGGCGATCCGCACCGGCGTCGCGGCGCTCGGCAAGGGGGCTGCGGACGCCGTCCCGGAGGCCGACGCGCTCGAAGTCGCGGTGATGGAACGCGGCGCCCGGAGGCGCACGTTCCGGCGTATCGGCGCGGCCGAGGTGGCCCGGATAGTCGCCGCCGAGCCCGATTCCGGGGCGCAGAACGCGTGA
- the prcB gene encoding proteasome subunit beta has protein sequence MNVGTSSFQEFLAATAPDLLPAKRSLPGGDVPDSPHGTTIVALTFSGGVLIAGDRRATMGNLIASRHVDKVFPTDHYSAVGIAGSAGLAIELVRLYQVELEHYEKIEGALLSLEGKANRLAGMIRTNLGLAMQGLAVVPLFAGYDHDAGMGRIFSFDVTGGRYEEFDHHTIGSGSVFARGALKKLWKPGLSSEAATAVAIEALYDAADDDSATGGPDVTRSLWPTVCVITDDGVTSPPADELGAMSRAVIARRTDEAGEA, from the coding sequence ATGAACGTCGGCACGTCGTCGTTCCAGGAATTCCTCGCCGCCACGGCTCCCGATCTGCTCCCGGCGAAGCGTTCCCTGCCGGGCGGCGACGTGCCGGACAGCCCGCACGGAACCACGATCGTGGCGCTGACGTTTTCCGGCGGCGTCCTGATCGCCGGGGACAGACGGGCCACCATGGGCAATCTGATTGCGAGCCGGCATGTCGACAAGGTGTTCCCGACCGACCACTATTCGGCGGTCGGCATTGCCGGCAGCGCGGGCTTGGCGATCGAGTTGGTACGGCTTTACCAGGTCGAGCTCGAACACTACGAAAAGATCGAGGGCGCGCTCCTCAGCCTCGAGGGCAAGGCGAACCGGCTGGCCGGGATGATCCGGACGAACCTGGGGCTGGCGATGCAGGGCTTGGCGGTCGTGCCGCTGTTCGCCGGCTACGACCACGACGCCGGAATGGGCCGGATCTTCTCGTTCGACGTCACGGGCGGGCGCTACGAGGAATTCGACCATCACACAATCGGTTCGGGGTCGGTGTTCGCCCGCGGCGCGCTGAAGAAACTGTGGAAGCCGGGCTTGTCGTCGGAGGCCGCCACGGCGGTCGCTATCGAAGCGCTCTACGACGCCGCCGACGACGACAGCGCAACCGGCGGGCCGGACGTGACGCGTTCACTGTGGCCGACGGTGTGCGTGATCACCGACGACGGCGTCACTTCACCGCCGGCCGACGAGCTCGGCGCCATGTCGCGCGCTGTCATCGCCCGCCGCACCGACGAAGCAGGGGAGGCCTGA
- the dop gene encoding depupylase/deamidase Dop, whose protein sequence is MSVRRVMGIETEYGVSAPGDPGANPMLMSARVVHGYAAPRGLRSAGSQWDFADETPLQDARGFSMPRADADPSQLTDEGIIDEPNLVNVVLPNGARLYVDHAHPEYSSPEVTNPKDAVRWDKAGEQVMLAASRQLAGEPRGGPVNLYKNNIDNKGSSYGTHENYLMPRSTPFGRIVAGLIPFFVTRQVFTGAGRVGLGQRAETEGFQISQRADYFETEVGLETTLKRPLVNTRDEPHALADKYRRLHIILGDATQSQIATYLKMGTTSLVLELIENDRAPDIELNHSLEALYTISRDPTCTVRVPCSDGKSYTAIELQKRYLEAAQKYAAETGAIDDDDTRDVLTEWETILTRLAADPLQCGDVLDWVAKYTLLDGFRQREQLSWAAPKLALIDLQFSDVRPEKGLFAKMQARGKFRRLWSDEAIAYAVDNAPEDTRAYFRGQCISRYGSSIAAASWDSVVFDLATHRTLQRVPMLEPLRGTRDHVGGLFDDDPSAEELVSALGAD, encoded by the coding sequence ATGAGCGTTCGTCGTGTCATGGGAATCGAGACGGAGTACGGTGTCAGCGCGCCCGGTGACCCCGGTGCCAACCCGATGCTGATGTCCGCCCGCGTCGTGCACGGCTATGCTGCGCCGCGAGGCCTGCGGTCGGCCGGATCGCAGTGGGATTTCGCCGACGAGACGCCGTTGCAGGATGCGCGCGGGTTCTCGATGCCGCGCGCGGACGCCGACCCCAGCCAGCTGACCGATGAAGGCATCATCGACGAGCCGAACCTGGTGAACGTCGTCCTGCCCAATGGTGCGCGTTTGTACGTCGATCATGCGCATCCCGAATATTCGTCGCCGGAGGTGACGAATCCGAAGGACGCCGTCCGCTGGGACAAGGCCGGGGAGCAGGTCATGCTGGCCGCGAGCCGTCAGCTGGCCGGTGAGCCGCGCGGCGGCCCCGTCAACCTGTATAAGAACAATATCGACAACAAGGGATCGTCGTACGGAACGCACGAGAACTACTTGATGCCGCGGTCCACACCGTTCGGTCGAATAGTCGCCGGCCTCATTCCATTCTTCGTCACTCGGCAGGTCTTCACCGGCGCGGGCCGGGTCGGTTTGGGCCAGCGGGCCGAAACCGAGGGCTTTCAAATCAGCCAGCGGGCCGACTACTTTGAAACCGAGGTCGGCCTGGAAACGACGTTGAAGCGTCCGCTCGTCAATACGCGCGACGAGCCGCACGCACTTGCCGACAAATACCGGCGGCTGCACATCATCCTGGGTGACGCCACGCAGTCGCAAATCGCCACCTATTTGAAGATGGGCACCACGTCGCTCGTTCTCGAACTGATTGAAAACGACAGGGCGCCGGACATCGAGCTGAATCATTCACTGGAAGCGCTCTACACGATCAGCCGCGATCCGACCTGCACGGTCCGCGTGCCGTGCTCCGACGGCAAGTCGTACACGGCAATCGAATTGCAGAAGCGTTATCTGGAGGCCGCACAAAAGTACGCGGCCGAGACCGGAGCCATCGATGACGACGACACCCGGGACGTGTTGACCGAATGGGAGACGATCCTGACGCGGCTCGCGGCCGATCCGCTTCAATGCGGCGACGTGCTCGACTGGGTCGCCAAGTACACGCTGTTGGACGGCTTCCGCCAACGTGAGCAGTTGAGTTGGGCGGCCCCGAAGCTGGCGCTGATCGACTTGCAGTTCTCCGACGTCCGGCCGGAAAAGGGATTGTTCGCCAAGATGCAGGCGCGCGGCAAATTCCGCCGCCTGTGGTCGGACGAGGCGATAGCGTACGCCGTCGACAATGCCCCCGAAGACACGCGCGCCTACTTTCGCGGGCAGTGCATCAGCCGGTACGGCAGCTCGATCGCCGCCGCCAGCTGGGATTCGGTGGTGTTCGACCTTGCCACCCATCGGACTTTGCAACGAGTGCCGATGCTCGAACCGTTGCGCGGAACCCGTGATCACGTGGGCGGATTGTTCGACGACGACCCGTCCGCGGAGGAACTCGTCAGTGCGCTCGGCGCGGATTGA